The Dokdonia donghaensis DSW-1 DNA window TAGTATTATAGTTTTCAAACTCATCTTGACGGTATTTTTGTGTGATTGTTTTTTCTTGCTCTGGCCCCAGTAGAGCAAGCTTCTTATTACTTTCATTATCTGGTATTACAGCTACACCGTGTTTTGAAGAAAAAGATAACTCACTCACATCACAATCTAGCGTTACTGTATAACCGTTGCTTAATGCGTTATCTATATTTGAAACAAACTCATCTAGCGGTACATTATACATCGCTCCATTAGAAAAGTTATCAGGAATATTAAGGATAAATGATTTGTAAAATGCCTGGTGAGTAAAAGAAGTTAAGGTTACATAATCGCTAGGCACTATCTTCATTGTATTTGCAAACTCTTTAGGAGTGTACGTTTTACCATCATAAGAAACATTAGTAATATTCTCACCTAGGTAAACATCCAGCACCTTATCTACTGCGGTTTTCCACTTTTTGCTTAATGTTCTTCCTGGATTATCTATATAAGTGTCTAGCATACTATGTATAACGGCCACCATTTCGGCGTGGTTATGTTTGGTATCTGTATGTGTCAGGCCGGTGTAGGCACCGTTTGGTGCTAGGCCGTAACGCGCAACACTATTAATGACGTCGTGCGCGAGTCCGCCTTCAGAAAATTGAGCCTTTCCTTGACGCATTACATAATTTTCAGCTTTTGCCGGATAGGTATTCCTTACTGTGTACATTTCAGAAAGATCTACCATTTTACCAGTAAGTCTTGCAATCTCACTTTCTAAAAATGAAGATGTACTAAAACTCCAGCACGTTCCTGTTACTCCTTGACTTATGACTGGTGTAGCTTGTAAATCAATAGTATCTGTAAAAATGTAAGAGCCTGCAGTATTTTCTTGTGCGTAGTACGCTTTCGCGAAAGCAAAAACAACC harbors:
- a CDS encoding C1 family peptidase; this encodes MKKVLLSIVVVFAFAKAYYAQENTAGSYIFTDTIDLQATPVISQGVTGTCWSFSTSSFLESEIARLTGKMVDLSEMYTVRNTYPAKAENYVMRQGKAQFSEGGLAHDVINSVARYGLAPNGAYTGLTHTDTKHNHAEMVAVIHSMLDTYIDNPGRTLSKKWKTAVDKVLDVYLGENITNVSYDGKTYTPKEFANTMKIVPSDYVTLTSFTHQAFYKSFILNIPDNFSNGAMYNVPLDEFVSNIDNALSNGYTVTLDCDVSELSFSSKHGVAVIPDNESNKKLALLGPEQEKTITQKYRQDEFENYNTTDDHLMHITGKATDQNGKVYYKVKNSWGTDSGRTKYDGYIYMSVPYIRLKAISVLMHKEGLDRATSKKMSKN